A window of the Streptomyces formicae genome harbors these coding sequences:
- a CDS encoding winged helix-turn-helix domain-containing protein: protein MANTRSLTAATTATRAGEGRHRLRAVDPDEVVHLPDFLPPGATWLPAPQHTLPALPGRPPMVGYLVLVPADQQPPALVPDAAAPADDGVGPVRIDSSRRTAAVDGRQLDLTYLEFELLAHLVAHPHRVHTRDQLVTTVWGYGHVGDGRTVDVHVARLRRKLGAEHRHTIQTVRRVGYKYAP, encoded by the coding sequence ATGGCGAACACCCGTTCCCTCACTGCTGCGACGACCGCCACCCGCGCCGGCGAAGGCCGGCACCGGCTCAGGGCCGTCGACCCGGACGAGGTGGTGCATCTCCCGGACTTCCTTCCGCCGGGAGCCACCTGGCTTCCGGCGCCCCAGCACACGCTGCCCGCGCTGCCGGGCCGGCCGCCGATGGTCGGATATCTCGTGCTCGTACCGGCCGATCAGCAGCCGCCCGCCCTCGTCCCCGACGCCGCGGCACCCGCCGATGACGGCGTGGGGCCGGTCCGGATCGACTCCTCCCGGCGCACCGCCGCCGTCGACGGGCGGCAGCTCGACCTCACGTACCTCGAATTCGAGCTGCTGGCGCACCTGGTGGCGCATCCGCACCGGGTGCACACCCGCGACCAGCTGGTGACGACCGTATGGGGCTACGGACATGTCGGCGACGGCCGGACCGTCGACGTCCATGTCGCCCGGCTCCGCCGCAAGCTGGGCGCCGAGCACCGCCACACGATCCAGACCGTGCGACGGGTCGGCTACAAGTACGCACCCTGA
- a CDS encoding PepSY-associated TM helix domain-containing protein codes for MAIDDPVRGTETPEAPAAAETRSLWSALRPLVLRIHFYAGVLIAPLLLLAATSGLLYALSFQAEKIIYSHELTTDAGERILPLDAQVSAAREAHPQGTVTAVWPSPEEGATTRVLMTSPEVEEGKSLAVFVDPYTAQVRGELPSYGSSGALPLRTWLDELHRDLHLGDLGRYYSELAASWLWVVALGGLLLWIGRKRAAKRALVLPERSASGRRRTLSWHGSVGLWAVTGLVLLSATGLTWSKYAGENIGAVQDQLGGATPVVTATLDGAAGGGGDHDGHGGGGHEGGHQGPDVGIDKAVEAAAAKGVDGRISVILPADGSGYVVKETDTLFPVHLDSVAIDPADGRVMDELRFADYPLLAKLTRFGIDAHMGVLFGLVNQLALAVLMLALILLIVWGYRMWWLRRPTKDRALGVGRPMPRGAWRKVPPAALLPLVAATAVVGWFVPMLGISLLVFLAADMALGLVARSRAKS; via the coding sequence ATGGCCATTGACGACCCCGTACGGGGCACTGAAACTCCCGAGGCACCGGCCGCGGCGGAGACCCGCTCTCTCTGGAGCGCGCTGCGCCCGCTCGTCCTGCGCATCCACTTCTATGCGGGCGTCCTCATCGCCCCGCTGCTTCTCCTCGCCGCCACCAGCGGACTGCTGTACGCGCTGTCCTTCCAGGCAGAGAAGATCATCTACAGCCATGAGCTGACCACCGACGCCGGCGAGCGGATACTCCCGCTCGACGCCCAGGTCTCCGCGGCCCGCGAGGCCCATCCGCAGGGCACGGTCACCGCGGTGTGGCCGTCGCCCGAGGAGGGGGCGACCACACGCGTGCTGATGACCAGTCCCGAGGTCGAGGAGGGCAAGTCCCTCGCCGTCTTCGTCGACCCCTACACCGCGCAGGTGCGCGGGGAACTGCCCAGCTACGGCAGCTCCGGCGCCCTGCCGCTGCGCACCTGGCTCGACGAGCTCCACCGCGATCTGCACCTCGGCGACCTCGGCCGCTACTACAGCGAACTGGCCGCCAGCTGGCTGTGGGTCGTGGCGCTCGGCGGTCTGTTGCTGTGGATCGGCCGCAAACGGGCCGCCAAGCGCGCCCTCGTCCTGCCGGAGCGAAGCGCGAGCGGCCGCCGCCGCACCCTGTCCTGGCACGGATCCGTCGGCCTGTGGGCCGTCACCGGCCTGGTGCTGCTCTCCGCCACCGGACTGACCTGGTCGAAGTACGCGGGCGAGAACATCGGCGCCGTCCAGGACCAGCTCGGCGGCGCCACCCCGGTCGTCACCGCCACGCTCGACGGCGCTGCCGGGGGCGGCGGAGACCACGACGGCCACGGCGGCGGCGGGCACGAGGGCGGCCACCAGGGCCCCGACGTCGGTATCGACAAGGCGGTCGAGGCCGCCGCGGCCAAGGGCGTCGATGGACGGATCTCCGTCATCCTGCCGGCCGATGGCAGTGGATATGTCGTCAAGGAGACCGACACCCTGTTCCCCGTCCACCTCGACTCGGTCGCGATCGACCCCGCCGACGGCAGGGTGATGGACGAGTTGCGGTTCGCCGACTATCCGCTCCTCGCCAAGCTGACCCGGTTCGGCATCGATGCCCATATGGGCGTCCTCTTCGGCCTGGTGAACCAGCTCGCCCTCGCCGTGCTCATGCTGGCGCTGATCCTGCTGATCGTCTGGGGTTACCGCATGTGGTGGCTGCGCAGGCCGACGAAGGACCGTGCGCTGGGCGTCGGCCGGCCGATGCCGCGCGGCGCCTGGCGCAAGGTGCCGCCGGCGGCGCTGCTGCCGCTGGTCGCGGCGACGGCGGTCGTCGGCTGGTTCGTGCCGATGCTGGGCATCAGCCTTCTGGTGTTCCTCGCGGCAGACATGGCGCTGGGTCTGGTCGCCCGGTCCCGCGCGAAGTCCTGA
- a CDS encoding NAD-dependent epimerase/dehydratase family protein — MRLLILGGTEFVGRAVAVAALARGWQVTVFHRGRHEAPEGVSVLHGDRTAPDGLKALAEAACDWDVVVDTWSAAPSAVLRTAELLAPRAHRYGYVSSRSVYAWPAAAGLDENGPLVEGAAPDAEATDYARDKRGGELAAMEAFGADRSLLVRAGLIIGPWENVGRLPWWLNRVARGGPVPAPGPRELPLQYIDVRDLAEWILDASEAGLSGPYNLVSPQGHATMGELLDACVRVTGADAELRPLDEGTVAAAGVEPWTDLPIWIPRGETYDALHGADVSKAVAAGLRCRPVAETVADTWAWLGSLDGEPPLRSVRSHVGLSPEQEAALLPDVPRGPV, encoded by the coding sequence ATGAGACTTCTGATTCTGGGCGGGACGGAGTTCGTGGGGCGGGCGGTCGCGGTCGCGGCCTTGGCGCGCGGCTGGCAGGTCACGGTCTTTCACCGCGGGCGGCACGAGGCGCCGGAGGGCGTGTCCGTGCTGCACGGCGACCGCACCGCGCCGGACGGGCTGAAGGCGCTCGCGGAGGCGGCCTGCGACTGGGACGTCGTGGTCGACACCTGGTCGGCCGCGCCCTCCGCCGTCCTGAGGACGGCGGAGCTGCTCGCACCCCGCGCGCACCGCTACGGGTATGTGTCGAGCCGGTCCGTCTACGCCTGGCCCGCCGCCGCCGGTCTGGACGAGAACGGGCCGCTGGTCGAGGGCGCCGCGCCCGACGCCGAGGCCACCGACTACGCCCGCGACAAGCGGGGCGGCGAGCTGGCCGCGATGGAGGCGTTCGGTGCGGACCGTTCGCTGCTGGTGCGGGCGGGGCTGATCATCGGCCCCTGGGAGAACGTGGGCCGGCTGCCCTGGTGGCTGAACCGGGTGGCACGCGGCGGCCCCGTGCCGGCCCCCGGACCGCGCGAGCTGCCGCTGCAGTACATCGACGTACGCGACCTGGCGGAGTGGATCCTCGACGCCTCGGAGGCGGGGCTGTCCGGACCGTACAACCTCGTCAGCCCGCAGGGACACGCGACCATGGGCGAGCTCCTCGACGCCTGTGTCCGGGTGACCGGCGCCGATGCGGAGCTGCGCCCGCTGGACGAGGGGACCGTCGCGGCGGCCGGGGTGGAGCCATGGACGGACCTGCCGATCTGGATCCCGCGCGGCGAGACGTACGACGCGCTGCACGGCGCGGACGTGTCGAAGGCGGTCGCCGCGGGCCTGCGGTGCCGCCCGGTCGCCGAGACCGTCGCCGACACCTGGGCGTGGCTCGGCTCCCTGGACGGCGAGCCGCCGCTGCGCTCGGTCCGCAGCCACGTCGGCCTGTCCCCGGAGCAGGAGGCGGCGCTGCTGCCGGACGTCCCGCGCGGTCCCGTGTAG
- a CDS encoding DUF1996 domain-containing protein: MGRSTRKRSTLANRAIAASAALILGGGGLVGANYYASAGEGWGWTGQRPAQTTNAGQSMSTIDCPDVGNELPEVPEGVRRPVDRELATLDTQITTAYQRFAENKERIESDPAFGEQQILAPLRNERLVIIQRIVALIDREADRPQGLEAMAPCTLRADDDQNGDGQNGDGQDQGQDQGQDQGQDGGQDQGGDQGQDGGDQGGDQGGDQGGDQGGDQGNGGQAGNGPEASDFVDIQSVEPNVSTPRNRRGASRGTFTTDCGVNANGKFNPDNVIVAPGVSNGAHHMHDYVGNQANDAFASDDDLANGETTCRNQGDKSTYYWPVLRLQNGQDENDANADGGGNDQNVGEIQTPAQVTLNFVGSPVSRVTAMPRFLRIITGDAKAFVNGDANANASWSCTGFEDRQLKDKYPICPEGSQVVRTFKFQSCWDGQNTDSANHRTHVAFADENGGCQNGFRAIPQLVQRIVYDVPPPAFGGDNPSVFAVDSFPEQLHKPITDHGDFINVFDENLMNKVVSCINGGRRCR; the protein is encoded by the coding sequence ATGGGACGCTCAACACGCAAACGCTCAACGCTGGCAAACCGGGCGATCGCCGCCTCGGCTGCTCTCATTCTGGGCGGGGGTGGGCTGGTAGGCGCCAATTACTACGCATCGGCGGGTGAGGGTTGGGGCTGGACCGGTCAACGTCCGGCCCAGACCACCAATGCCGGGCAGTCGATGTCGACCATCGACTGCCCGGACGTCGGCAATGAACTGCCGGAAGTACCCGAAGGAGTGCGCCGGCCGGTCGACCGTGAACTGGCCACGCTGGACACCCAGATCACCACCGCCTATCAGCGGTTCGCCGAGAACAAGGAGCGGATCGAGAGCGATCCCGCCTTCGGTGAGCAGCAGATTCTGGCGCCGCTGAGAAATGAGCGGCTGGTGATCATCCAGCGGATCGTCGCACTGATCGACCGGGAAGCCGACCGACCGCAGGGCCTGGAGGCCATGGCCCCCTGCACTCTGCGGGCCGACGACGACCAGAACGGCGACGGTCAGAACGGCGACGGCCAGGACCAGGGACAGGACCAAGGCCAGGACCAGGGTCAGGACGGCGGACAGGACCAGGGCGGCGACCAGGGCCAGGACGGCGGTGATCAAGGCGGTGATCAAGGCGGTGACCAGGGCGGTGACCAGGGCGGTGACCAGGGCAACGGCGGTCAGGCCGGCAACGGTCCCGAGGCGTCCGACTTCGTCGACATCCAGTCCGTCGAGCCGAACGTCAGCACGCCCCGCAACCGCCGCGGCGCCTCCCGGGGCACCTTCACCACCGACTGCGGCGTCAACGCGAACGGCAAGTTCAACCCGGACAACGTCATCGTCGCCCCTGGTGTCAGCAACGGCGCACACCATATGCACGACTACGTCGGCAACCAGGCCAACGACGCTTTCGCGAGCGACGACGACCTCGCCAACGGCGAGACCACCTGCCGTAATCAGGGCGACAAGTCGACTTACTACTGGCCGGTGCTGCGACTGCAGAACGGGCAGGACGAGAACGACGCGAACGCCGACGGCGGCGGCAATGACCAGAACGTCGGAGAGATCCAGACCCCGGCCCAGGTCACACTGAATTTCGTGGGAAGTCCGGTCAGCAGGGTGACGGCCATGCCGCGTTTCCTTCGGATCATCACCGGTGACGCCAAGGCCTTCGTCAACGGGGACGCGAATGCCAATGCGTCCTGGAGCTGCACCGGATTCGAGGACCGGCAGCTGAAGGACAAGTACCCGATCTGCCCCGAGGGCAGTCAGGTGGTCCGCACCTTCAAGTTCCAGAGCTGCTGGGACGGTCAGAACACCGACAGTGCGAACCATCGCACCCATGTCGCCTTCGCGGACGAGAACGGCGGCTGCCAGAACGGCTTCCGGGCCATTCCACAGCTCGTGCAGCGCATCGTCTACGACGTACCGCCGCCGGCCTTCGGCGGGGACAACCCCAGCGTCTTCGCAGTCGACTCCTTCCCCGAGCAGTTGCACAAGCCGATCACTGACCACGGCGACTTCATCAACGTCTTCGACGAGAACCTCATGAACAAGGTGGTGAGCTGCATCAACGGCGGCCGTCGCTGCCGCTGA
- a CDS encoding alpha-N-acetylglucosaminidase: MTRLSRRSLLGSAGAMGVTAAFASPASGASTSAGVPAGGDTDTAADTAADAARDTDAARAALLRLLLPHHAAQFRLTVVPAETGRPDRFRVFGTTGRIEVEGTTPAVLLTGVHWYLKYVCRAHVSWSGSQLELPQQLPAPARTLEREATVPHRFAFNDTHDGYTAPYADWPRWERMIDVLALHGCNEVLVTVGQEAVYHRLLLDFGYSDTEARGWLPAPSHQPWWLLQNLSGYGGPMSPALIARRTELGRRIAGRLRELGMSPVVPGYFGTVPDGFAARNPGARTVPQGTWQALRRPDWLDPRGDAFARVAASFYRHQRELFGDIGHFKMDLLHEGGTAGDVPVPEAARAVERALRTARPGALWMILGWQANPRRELLDALDRQHVLIVDGLSDTDGVEDRERDWGGAPYAFGTIPNFGGRTTLGARTHTWTERFTAWRDKPGSALVGTAYMPEAAERDPAALELFSELAWRAEPVDREAWFASYAELRYGGPDDAARRAFARLRDSVYRISAADGRPHRSMFAVRPSLGAPAGAPYSPRALSYHPGLLDQAFTALLGVAPELRGSDAYRHDLADVGRQVLANRSWQLLPHLHSAHGRGDLAALRTLSRLWLRLMRLSEETAGSHRAFLLGPWLEDARRATGSEAEREQLERTARTLLTTWADRATADGGGLANYACRDWQGLIGDVHLPQWQAFLDELEDALAQDRPPKSFDWYATEEPWTRERGAYPLRPAHDPYRTALRVHEALAGAPYQGSVAVRAEPAVLAPGGTSRVTAVFRNVNGFRPTGPVVLTVTGLGEQPARTLAPVAAAGSAAADAWTVRAPGPLASPLEPLPYELSAVYGPRGEEPVTAVQRGGLHVAGPLGPEWRTYTSNAAVFGQLGGRFAINGSGRDLWRSTAQFGAVHRPGALADGGSLTVRVDAQTATGPWARAGIVVRNSLTAPHAPGFLNLAVTPSNGVVLSYDTDGDGTLDGSRRTAGVRAPVLLRLSRSGASFTGEFSTDGGATWRAVATVTVPGAAAVQDAGLFMTAAHGGSGARGTAEFSALDGWPPA; the protein is encoded by the coding sequence ATGACGAGGCTGTCGAGACGTTCACTGCTGGGGAGTGCGGGGGCCATGGGGGTGACGGCGGCGTTCGCGTCGCCCGCCTCGGGGGCCTCGACCAGCGCGGGCGTGCCCGCAGGCGGCGACACGGACACGGCAGCGGATACGGCGGCGGACGCAGCAAGGGACACGGACGCCGCACGCGCCGCGCTCCTGCGACTGCTCCTCCCCCACCACGCCGCCCAGTTCCGCCTCACCGTGGTCCCGGCCGAGACCGGACGCCCCGACCGCTTCCGCGTCTTCGGCACCACCGGCCGTATCGAGGTCGAGGGCACCACCCCGGCCGTCCTGCTCACCGGCGTCCACTGGTACCTCAAATACGTGTGCCGGGCCCATGTCTCCTGGTCCGGCAGCCAGCTGGAGCTCCCCCAGCAGTTGCCCGCCCCCGCCCGCACCCTGGAACGCGAAGCCACCGTCCCGCACCGGTTCGCCTTCAACGACACCCACGACGGCTACACCGCCCCGTACGCCGACTGGCCCCGCTGGGAGCGGATGATCGACGTCCTCGCTCTCCACGGCTGCAACGAGGTGCTGGTGACGGTGGGCCAGGAGGCCGTCTACCACCGGCTGCTGCTCGACTTCGGCTACTCCGACACCGAGGCCCGCGGCTGGCTGCCCGCCCCCTCCCACCAGCCCTGGTGGCTGCTGCAGAACCTGAGCGGGTACGGCGGCCCGATGAGCCCCGCCCTCATCGCCAGGCGCACCGAGCTCGGCCGCCGCATCGCCGGCCGGCTGCGCGAGCTCGGCATGTCCCCCGTCGTGCCGGGCTACTTCGGGACCGTCCCCGACGGCTTCGCCGCCCGCAACCCCGGAGCCCGCACCGTCCCCCAGGGCACGTGGCAGGCGCTGCGCCGCCCCGACTGGCTCGACCCGCGCGGCGACGCCTTCGCCCGGGTCGCGGCCTCCTTCTACCGCCACCAGCGGGAACTCTTCGGCGATATCGGCCACTTCAAGATGGACCTGCTGCACGAGGGCGGCACGGCGGGCGACGTGCCCGTGCCGGAGGCGGCGCGCGCCGTCGAGCGTGCCCTGCGGACCGCACGCCCCGGGGCGCTGTGGATGATCCTCGGCTGGCAGGCGAACCCCCGCCGCGAGCTGCTCGACGCGCTCGACCGGCAGCACGTCCTCATCGTGGACGGCCTCTCCGACACCGACGGCGTGGAGGACCGGGAGCGGGACTGGGGCGGGGCGCCGTACGCCTTCGGCACCATCCCCAACTTCGGCGGCCGGACCACGCTCGGTGCCAGGACCCACACCTGGACGGAACGGTTCACTGCCTGGCGCGACAAGCCGGGCTCCGCGCTCGTGGGCACCGCCTACATGCCGGAGGCCGCCGAGCGTGATCCGGCGGCGCTGGAGCTCTTCTCGGAGCTGGCCTGGCGGGCGGAGCCGGTCGACCGCGAGGCGTGGTTCGCCTCGTACGCCGAGCTGCGCTACGGCGGCCCGGACGACGCGGCGCGCAGGGCGTTCGCCCGGCTGCGGGACTCGGTCTACCGGATCAGCGCCGCCGACGGCCGCCCGCACCGTTCGATGTTCGCCGTCCGGCCGTCGCTCGGCGCCCCGGCCGGCGCCCCCTACTCGCCCCGTGCCCTCTCGTACCACCCGGGCCTTCTCGACCAGGCGTTCACGGCGCTGCTGGGAGTGGCGCCCGAGCTGCGCGGCTCGGACGCGTACCGCCACGACCTCGCCGACGTCGGCCGGCAGGTGCTCGCCAACCGCTCCTGGCAGCTGCTGCCGCACCTCCACTCCGCCCATGGGCGCGGCGACCTGGCGGCGCTGCGCACCCTGTCCCGGCTGTGGCTGAGGCTGATGCGGCTGAGCGAGGAGACGGCCGGCTCCCACCGGGCGTTCCTGCTCGGGCCCTGGCTGGAGGACGCCCGCCGCGCGACCGGGTCCGAGGCCGAGCGCGAGCAGCTGGAGCGCACCGCCCGTACACTCCTCACCACCTGGGCGGACCGCGCCACGGCGGACGGCGGGGGGCTCGCCAACTACGCCTGCCGCGACTGGCAGGGGCTGATCGGGGACGTCCATCTGCCGCAGTGGCAGGCGTTCCTCGACGAGCTGGAGGACGCGCTGGCGCAGGACCGCCCGCCGAAGAGCTTCGACTGGTACGCGACGGAGGAGCCGTGGACCCGGGAGCGGGGCGCGTATCCGCTGCGCCCCGCGCACGATCCGTACCGGACGGCGCTCCGGGTGCACGAGGCGCTGGCCGGGGCGCCGTACCAGGGCTCGGTCGCCGTCAGGGCCGAGCCCGCGGTGCTCGCGCCGGGCGGTACGTCCCGGGTCACCGCGGTCTTCCGCAACGTGAACGGGTTCCGTCCGACCGGGCCGGTCGTCCTCACCGTCACCGGCCTCGGCGAGCAGCCGGCGCGCACCCTGGCGCCCGTCGCGGCCGCCGGCTCCGCGGCGGCGGACGCGTGGACGGTCCGGGCGCCGGGTCCGCTCGCCTCGCCGCTGGAGCCGCTCCCGTACGAACTGAGCGCCGTCTACGGCCCGCGGGGCGAGGAGCCGGTGACCGCGGTCCAGCGCGGCGGTCTCCACGTGGCCGGGCCGCTCGGGCCCGAGTGGCGTACGTACACGAGCAACGCGGCCGTGTTCGGGCAGCTCGGCGGGCGCTTCGCGATCAACGGCTCGGGCCGGGACCTGTGGCGGTCGACGGCCCAGTTCGGCGCGGTCCACCGGCCGGGCGCGCTCGCGGACGGCGGCAGCCTCACGGTCCGGGTGGACGCCCAGACCGCGACCGGCCCCTGGGCGCGGGCGGGGATCGTCGTGCGCAACAGCCTGACGGCACCGCACGCGCCCGGTTTCCTCAACCTCGCGGTCACTCCGTCGAACGGCGTGGTGCTGTCGTACGACACGGACGGCGACGGCACCCTCGACGGGAGCCGGCGCACCGCGGGCGTGCGGGCTCCGGTGCTGCTGCGGCTGAGCCGCTCCGGCGCCTCCTTCACCGGGGAGTTCTCCACCGACGGCGGGGCCACGTGGCGGGCGGTCGCCACCGTCACGGTGCCGGGCGCGGCGGCGGTGCAGGACGCGGGGCTGTTCATGACGGCGGCGCACGGCGGGAGCGGGGCGCGGGGCACGGCCGAGTTCAGCGCTCTGGACGGCTGGCCCCCGGCCTGA
- a CDS encoding tyrosine-protein phosphatase codes for MTAIPATTVANLRDLGATPLPGGQVVRSGVALRSGQLARLDPAADPAVAALGIRTVVDFRTEQERRARPDQLPPGVRVLAADVLADFLTSGTLPAAARLREVLGDPASAERELGGGRAHAMFADTYRAFVSTESARHGYGAFLRELADPGSGPVIFHCTAGKDRTGWAATVLLSVLGADEATITAEYLSVNAAVRQAFAPLVEGFTAQGGDPEIALAVVGVTPDYLAAAYDEVTRRHGSMERYVREWLGVPDEAVERLRERLVTAP; via the coding sequence ATGACCGCGATCCCCGCCACGACCGTCGCAAACCTCCGTGATCTCGGCGCCACCCCGCTGCCCGGCGGACAGGTCGTGCGGTCCGGGGTCGCGCTGCGCTCCGGGCAGCTCGCCCGGCTGGACCCGGCCGCCGATCCGGCCGTGGCGGCGCTGGGGATCCGCACGGTCGTCGACTTCCGTACGGAGCAGGAGCGGCGGGCGAGGCCCGACCAGCTTCCGCCGGGCGTGCGGGTGCTGGCCGCCGACGTGCTCGCGGACTTCCTCACCTCCGGCACGCTGCCCGCGGCCGCGCGGCTGCGCGAGGTGCTGGGCGATCCGGCGTCGGCCGAGCGGGAGCTGGGCGGCGGGCGGGCGCACGCGATGTTCGCCGACACGTACCGGGCCTTCGTGTCCACGGAGTCGGCCCGCCACGGGTACGGGGCCTTCCTCAGGGAGCTCGCCGACCCCGGCTCGGGTCCCGTGATCTTCCACTGCACGGCGGGCAAGGACCGCACCGGCTGGGCCGCGACCGTCCTGCTGAGTGTGCTCGGGGCGGACGAGGCGACGATCACGGCGGAGTACCTGTCGGTCAACGCGGCGGTACGCCAGGCGTTCGCGCCGCTCGTGGAGGGGTTCACGGCGCAGGGCGGCGACCCGGAGATCGCGCTGGCGGTCGTCGGCGTGACACCGGACTACCTGGCGGCGGCGTACGACGAGGTGACCAGGCGCCACGGGTCGATGGAGAGGTACGTACGGGAGTGGCTGGGGGTGCCGGACGAGGCGGTGGAGCGCCTCAGGGAGCGGCTCGTCACGGCCCCTTGA
- a CDS encoding metal-dependent hydrolase, with protein sequence MSNTQQRQHARPAPAAIASEHTPLKARKVAFAWEGTPLHWIPGDPFATHTINVLHLLLPAGERWFVHVYKQVLPLIRDDRLREDVMGFIGQEAVHSQAHDDVLPHLREQGLDPTPYTAQVDWFFEKLLGDRTLPPGKPRAWWLKERVALIAAIEHYTAFLGDWVLNAEELDRRGADPMMLDLLRWHGAEEVEHRSVAFDLFLHVDGSYRRRVRTWAAAFSALVFLWQRGARFFMENDPSLTDGKASFGQFYRAGSRGVLPSTPAMLRSIPRYLSRTYHPSQEGSTAQAVAYLANSPGANGLADGRNGGR encoded by the coding sequence ATGTCTAATACGCAGCAGAGGCAGCACGCGCGGCCTGCTCCCGCCGCGATCGCGTCCGAGCACACCCCGCTCAAGGCCCGCAAGGTCGCCTTCGCCTGGGAGGGCACCCCGCTCCACTGGATCCCCGGCGACCCGTTCGCGACCCACACCATCAATGTGCTGCATCTGCTGCTCCCGGCCGGCGAGCGCTGGTTCGTCCATGTCTACAAGCAGGTTCTGCCGCTCATCCGCGACGACCGGCTGCGCGAGGACGTGATGGGGTTCATCGGCCAGGAGGCCGTGCACTCGCAGGCGCACGACGACGTGCTGCCGCATCTCAGGGAGCAGGGGCTCGACCCGACGCCGTACACGGCGCAGGTGGACTGGTTCTTCGAGAAGCTGCTCGGCGACCGGACACTGCCGCCCGGCAAGCCGCGTGCGTGGTGGCTCAAGGAACGCGTCGCGCTGATCGCCGCGATCGAGCACTACACGGCCTTCCTCGGCGACTGGGTGCTCAACGCCGAAGAGCTGGACCGGCGCGGCGCCGATCCGATGATGCTCGATCTGCTGCGCTGGCACGGTGCGGAGGAGGTCGAGCACCGCTCGGTCGCCTTCGACCTCTTCCTGCACGTCGACGGCAGCTACCGGCGCCGCGTCCGCACCTGGGCCGCGGCCTTCTCCGCGCTCGTCTTCCTCTGGCAGCGCGGGGCCCGCTTCTTCATGGAGAACGACCCCTCGCTGACCGACGGGAAGGCGAGCTTCGGCCAGTTCTACCGGGCGGGGAGCCGGGGCGTGCTGCCGTCGACCCCGGCGATGCTGCGCTCGATCCCGCGGTATCTGAGCCGTACGTACCACCCGAGCCAGGAGGGCAGCACGGCCCAGGCCGTCGCCTACCTCGCGAACTCGCCCGGCGCGAACGGCCTGGCCGACGGCCGGAACGGGGGCCGCTGA
- a CDS encoding PDR/VanB family oxidoreductase has translation MPRARTVVLLAGAALLARGTRRAMRRRIGASPLWPMPALEEPVSGQGHRARRGPSAHRVLVTERTSPAEGVVQLRLEGPDLPPWEPGAHIDVVLPSGLVRQYSLCGDPADAGTYTIATRLVDDGRGGSREVHEQLHEGAEIEIRGPRNRFPLTDAPAYVFVAGGIGITPVLPMVRAVHAAGTARWRMVYCGRDRATMPYADEAGKLGAEVTSGRPDLGFLAGVPAGTAVYCCGPQGLMDAVAEALPEGRELRVERFTAAAAAPGGAFEVELRRSGRTLTVPADRSVLAAVRDELPNVPYSCRQGFCGTCRQRVLEGEIDHRDELLTDAERDGSMLICVSRCLGERLVLDL, from the coding sequence ATGCCCCGTGCCCGCACCGTCGTCCTCCTCGCCGGCGCCGCGCTCCTCGCCCGGGGCACCCGGCGGGCGATGCGCCGCCGGATCGGGGCGTCCCCGCTGTGGCCGATGCCCGCGCTGGAGGAGCCGGTGTCCGGTCAGGGCCACCGCGCCCGCCGCGGCCCGTCCGCGCACCGGGTCCTGGTCACCGAGCGCACCTCCCCCGCCGAAGGCGTCGTCCAGCTCCGGCTGGAGGGCCCCGACCTGCCGCCGTGGGAGCCGGGCGCGCACATCGACGTCGTGCTGCCCTCGGGGCTCGTACGGCAGTACTCGCTCTGCGGCGACCCCGCGGACGCGGGGACGTACACGATCGCCACCCGCCTCGTCGACGACGGCCGCGGCGGCTCGCGCGAAGTCCATGAACAGCTGCACGAGGGCGCGGAAATCGAGATCCGCGGCCCGCGCAACCGCTTCCCGCTCACCGATGCCCCCGCGTACGTCTTCGTGGCCGGCGGCATCGGCATCACGCCCGTCCTGCCGATGGTGCGGGCCGTGCACGCGGCGGGCACCGCTCGGTGGCGGATGGTGTACTGCGGGCGGGACCGCGCCACCATGCCGTACGCCGACGAGGCCGGGAAGCTGGGCGCCGAGGTCACCTCCGGCCGCCCCGACCTCGGCTTCCTGGCCGGCGTGCCCGCCGGGACGGCGGTCTACTGCTGCGGCCCGCAAGGGCTGATGGACGCGGTCGCCGAGGCCCTCCCCGAGGGCCGGGAGCTGCGTGTGGAGCGGTTCACCGCCGCGGCCGCGGCCCCCGGCGGCGCCTTCGAGGTGGAACTGCGCCGCTCCGGCCGTACGCTCACCGTCCCCGCGGACCGCTCGGTCCTCGCCGCCGTGCGCGACGAGCTCCCGAACGTGCCGTACTCCTGCCGGCAGGGCTTCTGCGGCACCTGCCGACAGCGGGTCCTGGAAGGCGAGATCGACCACCGCGACGAGCTGCTCACGGACGCGGAACGGGACGGTTCGATGCTGATCTGCGTCTCACGGTGCCTCGGCGAGCGCCTCGTGCTCGACCTCTAG